DNA sequence from the Cystobacter ferrugineus genome:
TGCCCACGAGCTGAGCCCGGCACCACATCGGCGCTTGCCTCTGGAGCGCACGGCGGGAAGAGTGGCCTCCCCTTCTCCCCTTCCAGGAGCCCCGCCATGTCGCCATCCCCCACCCCGGTCATCGGCATCATCGGAGGCAGTGGCCTCTACCAGATCGACGGCCTGGAGAACGTCGTCTGGCGCGAGGTGGCCACGCCCTTTGGCGCCCCCTCGGACGCGCTGTGCTTCGGCACCCTCGAGGGCACGCCCGTGGTGTTCCTGCCACGCCATGGCCGGGGACACCGCATCGCCCCGTCTGAAATCAACTTCCGCGCCAACATCGACGCGCTCAAGCGCTCGGGGGTGACGGACGTGCTGTCGGTGTCCGCGGTGGGCAGCCTGCGCGAGGACCTGCCCCCGGGCACCTTCGTGGTGGTGGACCAGTTCATCGACCGCACCTTCGCGCGCACCAAGAGCTTCTTCGGCACCGGGTGCGTGGCGCACGTGTCCATGGCCCGGCCCGTGTGCTCGCGCCTGGGAGACGCGGTGATGGGCGGCTGCGAGGTGCTCGGCATCCCCGCGCGGCGCGGCGGCACCTACCTGGTGATGGAAGGGCCCCAGTTCTCCTCGCTCGCCGAGAGCGAGCTGTACCGCTCCTGGGGGTGCAGCGTGATCGGCATGACGAACATGCCCGAGGCCAAGCTCGCCCGGGAGGCGGAGCTCTGCTACGCGAGCGTGGCCATGGTCACCGACTTCGACTGCTGGCACCAGGGCCATGACGCCGTCACCGTGGACCAGGTCGTCGCGGTGATGACGGCCAACTCGGGCAAGGCGCGCGCGCTGGTGAAGAACACCGTGCCCCGGCTCGGCAAGCACACCGTGCCCTGCGTCCACGGCTGCCAGCGGGCGCTCGACCACGCCCTCATCACCGCCCCCGACGCGCGCGACCCCGCCGTCCTCGCCCGGCTCGACGCCGTGGCCGGCCGGGTGCTGCGCCGCTGACGTGCGCGGGCCCCTTCCACTCCGGGCAGAACGTAAATTCATCGCCACCGAGCAGCTCGCCTTCTCCAACCTCGTGGACTGGAGCCACTGAGCGCTCCCCCGGCGGGCCGCCCGAATTCCACCGGGCGAGCCCGCCTCCAGGGCATGATGAGGGGGTTTTCCCCGGAAGGGACGGAACGCCACATGAAGGTCCACGGAAAAGCCACGCGCAGCATCTGGACCGAGCCGGATGGCTCGGTGGGCATCATCGACCAGACGCACCTGCCCCACGCGTTCGTGACGCTGCGGCTCACGACGCTCGAGGAGGCGGCCCACGCCATCCGCGCCATGCAGGTGCGCGGGGCACCACTCATCGGGGCGACGGCGGCCTACGGGGTGTGCCTCGCGCTGCGCGTGGACGCCTCGCAGGGAGCGCTCGAGCGGGCGTGCGCGCTCCTGCAGGCCACCCGGCCGACGGCGGTCAACCTGAAGTGGGCGCTCGACGGGATGCGCCGCGCGCTGCACCCCCTGCCTCCCGCCGAGCGGCTGGCGGCGGCCTGGGCGCATGCCGCCGCGCTGTGTGACGAGGACGTGGCCATCAACCAGGCCATTGGACGGCACGGGCTCACGCTCATCCGGGAGGCGTGGGAGCGCAAGGGCCGCGAGGGCCGGGTGAACGTGCTCACGCACTGCAACGCGGGGTGGCTGGCCACGGTGGACTGGGGCACGGCGCTCGCGCCCCTGTACCTCGCGCGGGACGAGGGCCTGCCCGTGCACGTCTGGGTGGACGAGACGCGGCCGCGCAACCAGGGCGCGAGCCTGACGGCGTGGGAGCTGGGCCAGCACGGCGTGCCCCACACCGTCATCGCCGACAACGTGGGCGGCCACCTCATGCAGCACGGCGAGGTGGACTTGTGCATCGTCGGCACGGACCGCACCACGGCCCGGGGCGACGTGGCGAACAAGATTGGCACCTACCTCAAGGCGCTGGCGGCCAGGGACAACGGGGTGCCCTTCTACGTGGCGCTGCCCTCGCCGACGATCGACTGGACGCTGGAGGACGGCGTGCGCGACATCCCCATCGAGCAGCGTGACGGGCGCGAGCTGACGGACGTGAGTGGACGGCTCGCCTCGGGCGAGGTGGTGACGGTGCGGGTGACGCCCGAGGGCAGCCCGGTGGCCAACTACGGCTTCGACGTGACGCCCGCGCGGCTCGTCACGGCGCTCATCACCGAGCGCGGCGTGTGTCCGGCCACGAGCGAGGGGTTGCTGTCGCTCTTCCCCGAGCGGCGCGAGCTCACCGGGAGAACGGGCACGTGAGCGCACTGGACGAGCGCGCGCTGCGCGAGGAGATGATCGCCACGGGCCGCCGGATGAACGCCACGGGGCTCAACCAGGGGACGAGTGGCAACCTGAGCGTGCGGGTGGAGGGAGGCTTCCTGCTCACGCCCTCGGGGATGGACTACGACGCGCTCGTGCCGGAGGACATGGTGCGGATGCGGATGGACGGCACGTACGAGGGGCACCGCGAGCCGTCCACCGAGTGGCGCATCCACCGGGACATCCTCGCCACGCGGCCCGAGGTGGGGGGAGTGCTGCACGCGCATTCCATGTTCAGCACGAGCGTGGCGTGCCTGCGCCGGCCCATTCCGGCCTTCCACTACATGGTGACGCGCGCGGGGGGCGAGGACATCCGGTGCTCGGACTACGCCACGTTCGGCACCGAGGAGCTGTCGCGGCACGTGCTGGTGGCGCTGGAGGGCCGGCTGGCGTGCCTGATGGCCAACCACGGCATGGTGGCGCTGGGGGCCACGCTGGCGGGGGCGTTCAAGCTGGCGGTGGAGGTGGAGACGCTCGCGGCCATGTACTGGCGCGCGCTCCAGGTGGGCGAGCCCGTGCTCTTGGAGCCGGCGGAGATGCGGCGGGTGCTGGAGAAGTTCAAGACGTACGGCCAGAAGCCCGCGCGCGGGAGCTGAGCCCGGGACGGTGACGAGGCTAGGACGCCTCGAGTTCCCGATCCCAGTCGTACAACGTCTCCAGCAGGTCCGACGTGCAGGCGCCGGACATCCGCTCGAAGGACGCCGGGTCGAGCGCGGCGACACGCTGACGCACGAAGGAAGGATCCGCCAACCGGCTCCGATGCTTCAGCCCCTTGGCATGGGGAAGAGCCCGGGGCATTTCGCGGGCGAGGACTGCCTCACTGTCTTCCCGGGTCGCATGCGCCATGCGCTCCGCGGCCATCTCCAGGCGCGTGCGGAGCGGGCCGTCTTCCATCGGGCACCACGCTTGGAGGGCCCAATCGTGGGAGGCTTCCAGCAGGCCCTCCAGCGTGAGCACGGCACCGAGGGTCTTGTAGAGATAACGAGCGGACTGGAGCGGCTCCCAGAAGCGCAGCACCGAGCGCAAGCGGAGCGCGGTTCGCTCCGTGCTCCTGGGCGCCTCCTGAGCAACCGCCGCGTGAAGCGCGCCCCAAGGTGTCTCCCGGCGGAAGGCCTCGTAGAGATCGCTCACCTGGAAGGCGTTCCGCCAGTCCAGGGCCTCGCACAATCCCTCCAACACATTCGAGAGCAGGTACAGCCTCCAGGCGGGCCGCTCCCGCTGGAAGTCGGCCACCTCGTGAACCACCACCACCTCGCCGGGAGGCACCGCACTCAGTTCACGAGGAGCGGGGAAGGAGCCCTCTCGCAGGTACTGCGCGGCGCACCGTTCGCCCTCCCGCCGAGCCATTCCGCTGACCGCGAGCCAGGCACCTCGAAGGAAGGAAGGCATCTGAAGAAGGGAGGGCGCCTCGAAGTCCATGGCGTGGGTGCTGGCAAATGGCGCGACGTAGAGCAGCGCTGTCGCGAAACCTGCGTTCCTCCCCCTGGGGGAATCACGGAACCAGGTTGCTTCAGAGTACCCCGCTTTCGCAAGGATGCTTGCGCAATAACGGTGGAGTTATTACTGTTAAGTGAGTACGAACTGAGTAACTGCGAAGTCGATACTCAGGGTGATGGGAGCTGCAACTCACATCCTCCTGAGTGAAGACGAGGGAATGGAGTCCCGCCATGCCACAGACTGAACGTCTGCAGGCTTCGTTACCGACAATCGCGATGAGGGAACTCACTCGCTTGAGCGAGGAACTCGGCGTCGACAAGAGCGCGGTGGTGCAGGAGGCCCTCAGCCTCTTTTGGAAGGCCGCCTCCGAGGTCAAGCAAGGCGCCAAGCTCGCCTTCTTGCCCCCCACACCACAGGGAACCATACGGGAGTTCAGCACTCCCTTACTTACTCATATGGAACAGGCCGCGAACATGGACCCAGCGGAAATCGTCCTGCCGGACGCGGACTTTGACAAGGTGGCAGCTAGGCTTGAGGCACCAGCGGATCCTACCCCTGCGCTCCGGGCGCTCGCCCGCAAGCGGCGCCGCCCCCAGCCGTAGTTGGAAAGCCCTGCGCAGTGGGCTTAGCTGATAATGCATGCCACCACCTGCTGCGCCCGCTTCTGTGCTCCCCGAGCCAGTCACTCAGCCGCTAGCCTCAAGCGACTCTGGAAGTGGGTTCACCTGCGAGCACGAGGCGCTGAATCGCTTCTTTCGTGAGTCGGCCCGGCAGCACCAGGAAAAGGACATCAGCCGCACCTGGGTCCTTCGTCGCTCCTCCTCCGACGACCCGGCATTGCCTCCTGTACTGGGCTTCTACACCCTCTCGCTTACAACCCTGCTGCGCGAGACGCTCCCGCCCAACCTCGGCAAGCGCCTGCCGAACTACCCCGTCCCGGCGGTCATCATCGCTCGCCTGGCGCGTGACTATCGTGTGCGGGGCAAGGGCTACGGTGAGACGTTACTCGATGACGCCCACCTCCGCGCTCTTACCATCAACGCGCAGAGCGGCGCCCTCTGCGTCATCGTGGATGCAAAGGACGCCTACGCTCGCGACTTCTACAAGAAGTTTGGCTACGCGCCGCTGCTCTCCGCGACGGATGCGCCGGAGTGGCCGCTGCGGATGTATCTGCCCATGAAGGACGTCCGCGCCGCATACACCGAGACCACCTGACTGCCCGCATCAGGTGCCCGTCCCCGCCGAGCCATTGCGCTGACCGCGAGCCATGCACCTTCGCGTCCAACACGCGGGCGTCACGTGGCCCACACTCGGGGCGGGGGTGTCCCTTCCGCCCATTGTGGCGCAAGTGCGTCTCACGCACCTTGAGCGCTCACGCCGTGGCATGTGGAATGGGCCGGTTCCTCCCTAGCCCGTGAGTCCCTCATGAACCTGAAGAACCTTGCTTCGAGTCTCGCCGTGCTGTCCCTGAGCCTGACGTCCGCTTGTGTCTACACGGAGCCCGTGCCCGGAAACGTGACCTTCCTCTGGCGCTTCGATGGCCGCGGTTGCTACGGCGACGGCGGGGTCGAGACGGTGCACATCGAAATCCCCGGCGAGTCGCTCGAGAACCGCGGCTACTACCCCTGCAGCGCCAATGGCAACGACGGCGTGACGCTCTACGACTTCTACCCGGGCACCTACGACTTCTACCTCGAGGCCATCGACTACTCCGGCTACGTCTCCTTCGAGGCGAGCGGCCGCTTCACCGTGGATGGAGACACCACCGTGCGCGTGGATCTCTACCCCGCGCGCTGACGAAAACCGCACGCTCCGGGTGTCCGTTCCTTGTCAGACCCCCCCTGTATTCTTCCTCTCATGCACGACGCATCAGGGAGGCCGATCATGAACGGACGCACGGAGTCACCCCACGTCTCGGAGAACAAGCTGGGGCGCTACCTCACGGCGGCACCCGCGCTGCGCAAGCAGCTCATCCACACCCAGAAGAATCCCCCGGATCCGCGCTACCTGCGCTACCCCGACGCCGCCCACGCCATCACGGATTTCCTCTGCCACGGCCAGGACGAGGCCATCCTGCGCCGCCACCAGCACCGCCTGGCCACCACCGTCTTCGAGTCCGAGTTCGACGCGCACCGCGCCGAGTCGTGCATCGAGGCCATCGAGCACTACCGGCGGATGCACCCGGGCCTGGGGCTCGGCGGCCTCATCGCCACCACCGTGGGCGACGCGCCGCCCCCGCTCGAGGTGGCCGGTGTGAGCATCCAGGTGCGGCCCCAGGTCGTGCTCCAGGAGGTGGACGCGCACGGCAACAACCAGGTCGGCCTGCTCAAGCTCTACTTCTCCAAGCACCACCCGCTGGACGAGCGCTCCGGGCAGTACATCGCCATCCTGCTCAACGCCTTCGCCGAGCAGCACCTCGCGCCGCTCGGCCCGCTGGACGCCCGGCGGATGCTCGTGGTGGACGTGTTCGCCGGCCGGGCCTACTCGGCCCCCCGCGCCCGCACGCGCCGCCTGTGCGATGTGCGCCATGCCTGCGAGGAGATCGCCGCCCGCTGGGCCGTACACTAACCGACGCTCCCACCTGCCCGGCGGAGGAGCGGTTTCGTGCACTACCCTTGTCGCCAGGGGGGTGGGTCGTTCAGACTCCCACCCCTCACGCTATCTCCTAAGAGGGGCGACGGCCTTGGTGCACGCATTTTGGGAACGACGGGCATTGCTCGTCTCGGGCAAGGGCGGCGTGGGCAAGACGACCGTCGCGGCGGCGCTCGCACGCGCGGCGGTGAGTGCCGGCAAGCGGGTGCTGCTCGCCGAGGTCGAGCTGGGCTCGGAGAACGCCGACAGCCCCTCGCCGCTGGCGGAGTTCGTGGGCGCGCGCCCCTCCGGCGCCCAGGTCGTCTCCGTGTCCGAGCGCCTGTCCTTCGTGCGCCTGTCGGCCATCGAGGGCCAGCGCCTCTTCCTCCAGGACATCCTCCCCTTGAGGGTCATGGCGGACGCGGCCATGCGCATGCGCGCCCTGCGCCGCTTCCTGGAGGCCGCCCCCGCCCTGCGGGAGATGGGCGTGCTCTACCAGATGCTCCACCTGCTGCGGCTCACGCGGCCGAATGGCCAGGCGCAACACCCGCTGTGCATCCTGGACCTGCCGGCCACGGGCCACGCGCTCGCGCTCGCGGCGCTGCCCGACACGCTCTTGTCCGTCATGCCCGGTGGCCCCATCGGGCGCTCGGTGCGCGAGGGGCTCACGCTCTTGAGGGACCCCGCCCTCACCGGCACGGTGCTCGTCACCCTACCCGAGCCCCTGCCCGTGAGCGAGACGCTGGAGCTGGCCACCGCCATCGGGAGCCACGGCATTCCGCTCGCCGCGGGGGTGCTCAACCGCATGCCGGACAATCCCTTCTCGCCGGACGGGCGCGACGCGGTGAAGCGGCTGCTCGAGGCGCACGGGCCGCACCGGGGTCAGCGCGCGCTGGGCCGCCTGGACCGGGCGCGCGCGGCGCAGAACCGGCTGGAGACGAACTTCCCCGCCCCGCTGCTCACCCTGCCGGACCTGCCCGCCACGGCCACGGGCCTGGTGGAGCAGCTCGCCGCGCACCTCGTCCGTGTGTCCTCGCCCCCTGCCTCGCGCGAGAGCGCTGGAGCCCAGCCATGAGCCTGCAATCCCTGCTGCGTGACAAGCGCGTCCTGGTGCTGTGCGGCGCGGGCGGCGTGGGCAAGACGACGACGGCGGCGGCGCTGGGCGTGGCGGCGGCGCGCTCGGGCCGCAAGGTGCTGGTGCTCACGATCGACCCGGCGCGGCGGCTCGCCGAGGCCATGGGCCTGAGGGAGGGCGGCGCCGAGCCCACCCCCATTTCCCCCGAGCGGCTGTATGCCGGGGGCACGCCGGGGACGGGGCAGTTGGACGTGTGGATGTTGGACCCGCGCGTCGTCTTCGAGCGCTTCGTGCACCGGCTGTCGCCCACGCCCGAGGCGGCGCGCACCATCCTCGACAACCGGCTCTACCGCTTCCTGTCGGACCTGGTGGCGGGCATGCAGGAGTACGCCGCGGCCGAGGCGTTGGATCACTTCCTCGACGAGGGGAAGTACGACCTGGTGGTGCTGGACACCCCCCCGAGCCGCCACGCGCTGGACTTCCTGGAGGCACCGGGGCGGCTGGCGCGCTTCCTGGATGACCGGATCGTCTCGCTCTTCCTGCCGGAGGAGAAGGGGCGCGGGGGGAGGCTGTGGCGCAAGACGTCGCAGCTTCTGGGCAACGTGCTGGGGAGTATTTTCGGCGAGGGCTTCACCCAGGAGATGCGCGCCTTCCTGGGGGCCTTCAGCGGGCTGTTCGCCGGCATCCGGCTGCGCGCGGATCGGCTGCGCGAGCGGCTGTCGGCGAAGGACGCGGCCTTCCTGCTGGTGACGTCGCCGGAGCAGGCCTCGCTGGACGAGGCGTCCTTCTTCCGGGACATGCTGCACGAGAAGGGCCTGCCCTTCGCGGGCTACGTGCTCAACCGGAGCTGGGCGCGCGAGGACGGACTCTTGCCGCCCGAGGGGCTGTTGCGGCACGTGGAGGACGACACCGCGCGCGGCGGGGTGGAGGCGCTCATCCGCCTGGCCGAGCAGGAGCGGGCTCGGGCCGAGGTGCATCGGGGCTTGTTGCAGCGGCTGGCGGAGAAGCTGCCCGCGGGCGCGATCGCGGTGGCCGCCCCCGAGTCCGGGGGCGAGCTGGAGGACTTCGGGGGACTGGTGCGCCTGGGCGACGCGCTCGCCACGGGCTAGGCCGGCGCGGTGGCGGGCGCCTCCGAGCGCGGCGCGCTGCCCCGGCTCAGCTCCAGGCCCAGCACGCGCGGATCGAAGTACGCGTAGAAGCGCGAGATGCGCTCGCCATCCCACTCGATGATGGACACGCCCTCGTAGCTCACCGCCGCGCCGTTGTGCGCGGTGCCGTTGGACTCCCACTCGAGCGCCACCCGGTCCCCGGATTCGATCATGTTGCGGAAGGTGGACTTCACCTGCCGCAGCAGGCCCTTGTACTCGCGCCAGAAGTCCCGGGCACCGTCCCTGCCGTGGAAGGTGCGCTGGGAGACCACGTTGCTTACCTGGGCGTCCTCGCCGAAGAGCGCCAGCAGCGCCTCCATCTCGCCCGTCTCCTCCAACCGCGTCAACGCATCCACGAAACGTCGTGCTCGTTCCATCGTCATGGGCTCTCCCGCTCTGTCTGGGTGAGGAGTCTTCTGATCCTCGACGGTGGGCACGACACGCACGTCCTGCCCGGCACACCGGCCGCCCGGCCGCCCCGCGAGCGGCGGACGCGGGGGCCGCCTCGTGCCAGAGCGAGCCCGGCGCCTGGGGAGCCCGCCAAAGGGAGCCCGCAAAAGCAAGGACCGCGGCCCGATACGGGCGCCGCGGTCCAGGGGAACTCGACCCTGTCTCCCGGAGCAGGGTCGGTCCAGGGGGGCAAAAGCTGTCAGGTGAGCACGTCGAGCGCGCGCTGGTAGTAGGCCTCGCGGGAGGCCAGACCGTTGTAGCCACCGTTGATGCGGCGGGTGACCTCGCGGAAGTTGCCCGCGTCGGCGTACTGGTTGAGGTTGCGGCTGTTCCAGAACCAGGCGGCGGTGCGGAAGCCCACGTCCGGGTCCGCGGCGCGCTTGGGATTGTTCTCCAGGTCGATGCCGAGCGCCTGACCGGCGGCGCGGTAGTTGTTGCGGCCGGTGAGCTGGATGGGGCCGCGGCCCTTGAAGCGCACGCCGTCGCCCGGCTGGGTGTTGCCGAGGTCGCGGCGGCCCTCGTAGGCGGCGCCCGAGGCGATCTCCTCCATGTAGCGGAACTCACCGCTCTCGTGGGCGAGCTGCGCGAGGAAGGCGGCCTTGCGCTGGGGGGTGTTGATGCCGGCCTCGGCCATGGCGCGGTTGAGGTGGGGCAGGTACTGCTCGGCCTTGGCCTGGGACAGGTTGGGCATGATGCGCCGAAGCTGCGCGAGCGACACGCCGCCGCTCGAGCCGGGCTCGTTGCCGGGGCCCGTGACGGGGCCGGCGCCGCCCGTGGAGGGCTTGCTGGGGGCGGGCTCGAAGTGGTCGCCCCCGGGCACGCGCAGCTTCTGGCCCACCTGGATGAGGTTGGGGTTCCGGATGCCGTTGGCCTGGGCGAGCGCGCTCACCGTGGTGCCGTAGCGCTGGGCGATGCCGCTGAGCGTGTCTCCGGAGCGCACGGTGTAGCTGCCGGTGGCCGGCGCGGAGGGAGCGCTGGGGGCGCCCGCGCCGCCCTTTCCGGGGATGGAGAGCCGCTGACCCACCTGGATGAGGTCGGGGTTCCGGATGCCGTTGGCCTGGACGAGCGCGTTCACCGTGGTGCCGTGGCGCTGGGCGATGCCGCTGAGCGTGTCCCCGGAGCGCACGGTGTAGCTGCCGGAGCCGGAGCTGGGAGCACTCCCCCCACCGGGGACCGTGAGCTTCTGGCCCGCCAGGATGCGATTGGGGTTGGAGATGCCATTGGCCTGGGCGAGCGCGTTCACCGTGGTGCCGTAGCGCTGGGCGATGGCCGAGAGGGTATCGCCGCTACGGACAGAGTAGGTGCTCATGTTGGGGGCTCCGTGCGGAAGAAGGGGGAAAGGTGGGGAAGCTTTCTCCTATTCTCGCATCGGCTGAGAAACAGTTGCTTGGAGCCCGGGATTTTTTCCCCCTGGCCGCGCAAACCCCTGGAATCACCGCACGGCGACCTCGCGGATGTCGATGTCGTCCAGGGTCAGGCGACGCACCGCGTCAACGAATCGGTCGGTGGCGATGCGGATCGTCTCGAAATCGCTCA
Encoded proteins:
- a CDS encoding class II aldolase/adducin family protein; translated protein: MIATGRRMNATGLNQGTSGNLSVRVEGGFLLTPSGMDYDALVPEDMVRMRMDGTYEGHREPSTEWRIHRDILATRPEVGGVLHAHSMFSTSVACLRRPIPAFHYMVTRAGGEDIRCSDYATFGTEELSRHVLVALEGRLACLMANHGMVALGATLAGAFKLAVEVETLAAMYWRALQVGEPVLLEPAEMRRVLEKFKTYGQKPARGS
- a CDS encoding nuclear transport factor 2 family protein yields the protein MTMERARRFVDALTRLEETGEMEALLALFGEDAQVSNVVSQRTFHGRDGARDFWREYKGLLRQVKSTFRNMIESGDRVALEWESNGTAHNGAAVSYEGVSIIEWDGERISRFYAYFDPRVLGLELSRGSAPRSEAPATAPA
- a CDS encoding GNAT family N-acetyltransferase, with the protein product MPPVLGFYTLSLTTLLRETLPPNLGKRLPNYPVPAVIIARLARDYRVRGKGYGETLLDDAHLRALTINAQSGALCVIVDAKDAYARDFYKKFGYAPLLSATDAPEWPLRMYLPMKDVRAAYTETT
- a CDS encoding S-methyl-5'-thioadenosine phosphorylase, producing MSPSPTPVIGIIGGSGLYQIDGLENVVWREVATPFGAPSDALCFGTLEGTPVVFLPRHGRGHRIAPSEINFRANIDALKRSGVTDVLSVSAVGSLREDLPPGTFVVVDQFIDRTFARTKSFFGTGCVAHVSMARPVCSRLGDAVMGGCEVLGIPARRGGTYLVMEGPQFSSLAESELYRSWGCSVIGMTNMPEAKLAREAELCYASVAMVTDFDCWHQGHDAVTVDQVVAVMTANSGKARALVKNTVPRLGKHTVPCVHGCQRALDHALITAPDARDPAVLARLDAVAGRVLRR
- a CDS encoding ArsA family ATPase, translated to MSLQSLLRDKRVLVLCGAGGVGKTTTAAALGVAAARSGRKVLVLTIDPARRLAEAMGLREGGAEPTPISPERLYAGGTPGTGQLDVWMLDPRVVFERFVHRLSPTPEAARTILDNRLYRFLSDLVAGMQEYAAAEALDHFLDEGKYDLVVLDTPPSRHALDFLEAPGRLARFLDDRIVSLFLPEEKGRGGRLWRKTSQLLGNVLGSIFGEGFTQEMRAFLGAFSGLFAGIRLRADRLRERLSAKDAAFLLVTSPEQASLDEASFFRDMLHEKGLPFAGYVLNRSWAREDGLLPPEGLLRHVEDDTARGGVEALIRLAEQERARAEVHRGLLQRLAEKLPAGAIAVAAPESGGELEDFGGLVRLGDALATG
- the mtnA gene encoding S-methyl-5-thioribose-1-phosphate isomerase — protein: MKVHGKATRSIWTEPDGSVGIIDQTHLPHAFVTLRLTTLEEAAHAIRAMQVRGAPLIGATAAYGVCLALRVDASQGALERACALLQATRPTAVNLKWALDGMRRALHPLPPAERLAAAWAHAAALCDEDVAINQAIGRHGLTLIREAWERKGREGRVNVLTHCNAGWLATVDWGTALAPLYLARDEGLPVHVWVDETRPRNQGASLTAWELGQHGVPHTVIADNVGGHLMQHGEVDLCIVGTDRTTARGDVANKIGTYLKALAARDNGVPFYVALPSPTIDWTLEDGVRDIPIEQRDGRELTDVSGRLASGEVVTVRVTPEGSPVANYGFDVTPARLVTALITERGVCPATSEGLLSLFPERRELTGRTGT
- a CDS encoding LysM peptidoglycan-binding domain-containing protein, whose amino-acid sequence is MSTYSVRSGDTLSAIAQRYGTTVNALAQANGISNPNRILAGQKLTVPGGGSAPSSGSGSYTVRSGDTLSGIAQRHGTTVNALVQANGIRNPDLIQVGQRLSIPGKGGAGAPSAPSAPATGSYTVRSGDTLSGIAQRYGTTVSALAQANGIRNPNLIQVGQKLRVPGGDHFEPAPSKPSTGGAGPVTGPGNEPGSSGGVSLAQLRRIMPNLSQAKAEQYLPHLNRAMAEAGINTPQRKAAFLAQLAHESGEFRYMEEIASGAAYEGRRDLGNTQPGDGVRFKGRGPIQLTGRNNYRAAGQALGIDLENNPKRAADPDVGFRTAAWFWNSRNLNQYADAGNFREVTRRINGGYNGLASREAYYQRALDVLT
- a CDS encoding ArsA-related P-loop ATPase, with protein sequence MHAFWERRALLVSGKGGVGKTTVAAALARAAVSAGKRVLLAEVELGSENADSPSPLAEFVGARPSGAQVVSVSERLSFVRLSAIEGQRLFLQDILPLRVMADAAMRMRALRRFLEAAPALREMGVLYQMLHLLRLTRPNGQAQHPLCILDLPATGHALALAALPDTLLSVMPGGPIGRSVREGLTLLRDPALTGTVLVTLPEPLPVSETLELATAIGSHGIPLAAGVLNRMPDNPFSPDGRDAVKRLLEAHGPHRGQRALGRLDRARAAQNRLETNFPAPLLTLPDLPATATGLVEQLAAHLVRVSSPPASRESAGAQP